A single region of the Saprospiraceae bacterium genome encodes:
- a CDS encoding ABC transporter ATP-binding protein: MENTIAIYADELTKKFGAFTAVKAISFSVKKGEVFGFLGANGAGKTTAMRMLTGLSRPSSGRAQVAGFDVYKQAEQIKRRIGYMSQKFSLYEDLTVKENIALFGGIYGMKRKYIKTKMEELLGQLHLMDKGNHLVGSLPLGWKQKLAFSVALFHEPEIIFLDEPTGGVDPITRRQFWEMIYATANKGVTVFVTTHYMDEAEYCDRVSIMVAGDIAALDTPGRLKEQFNAASMDEVFVQLARG; the protein is encoded by the coding sequence ATGGAAAATACAATAGCCATTTATGCAGATGAATTGACCAAAAAATTTGGCGCCTTCACCGCAGTGAAAGCCATCAGCTTCTCGGTGAAAAAAGGAGAGGTGTTTGGCTTTTTAGGAGCGAATGGCGCTGGAAAAACCACGGCAATGCGGATGCTCACGGGCCTCTCACGTCCCAGTTCGGGCAGGGCCCAGGTGGCAGGCTTTGATGTCTACAAGCAGGCCGAGCAGATAAAGCGAAGAATAGGCTATATGAGCCAGAAATTTTCGCTCTATGAAGACTTAACGGTCAAGGAAAACATAGCCCTCTTTGGTGGAATTTACGGAATGAAGCGCAAATACATCAAAACCAAAATGGAGGAATTGTTGGGGCAATTGCATTTGATGGATAAGGGGAACCACCTGGTTGGGAGCCTTCCCTTGGGCTGGAAGCAGAAATTGGCTTTTTCCGTTGCCCTTTTTCACGAACCAGAAATCATTTTTTTGGATGAACCGACAGGAGGGGTAGACCCTATTACGCGCAGGCAATTTTGGGAAATGATATATGCTACAGCGAATAAAGGCGTAACGGTTTTTGTGACGACCCACTACATGGACGAAGCGGAATATTGTGACCGGGTATCCATAATGGTAGCCGGAGATATTGCGGCATTAGACACCCCCGGGCGCTTGAAGGAACAATTTAACGCAGCTTCTATGGATGAAGTGTTTGTGCAATTGGCAAGGGGATAA
- a CDS encoding ABC transporter ATP-binding protein, with protein MKPVSIDYISKSYDKVQALSDISFAIEPGELFGLIGPDGAGKTSLFRILTTLLLPDKGNAQVLGLDVVKDYKAIRRRIGYMPGRFSLYQDLSVEENLQFFATIFGTTIAENYDLIKGIYAQIEPFKKRRAGQLSGGMKQKLALSCALIHKPEVLFLDEPTTGVDAVSRKEFWEMLQALKEKGITILVSTPYMDEASLCDRIGLIQNGTLLSIDTPRGIVTKFEKPLFAVRTNNMYQLIQDLSAWHLTHTIFPFGEFAHLITRQPMPKTDIFDYLAQKGHGEIVVRLQEATIEDCFMDLMPAMA; from the coding sequence ATGAAACCTGTATCCATTGATTATATCAGTAAATCCTATGATAAGGTACAAGCCTTGTCTGATATTTCCTTTGCGATTGAACCCGGAGAATTGTTTGGCCTAATCGGCCCTGATGGAGCGGGTAAAACCAGCCTTTTCCGGATATTAACCACCCTATTATTGCCCGACAAGGGCAATGCGCAGGTGTTGGGCCTGGATGTGGTAAAGGATTACAAAGCCATCCGACGTAGAATAGGCTATATGCCAGGTCGATTCTCCTTGTACCAGGACTTATCGGTGGAAGAAAACCTACAGTTTTTCGCCACTATATTTGGTACAACCATAGCGGAGAACTATGACCTGATCAAAGGAATTTACGCCCAAATTGAACCTTTTAAAAAACGAAGGGCAGGACAATTATCAGGTGGGATGAAGCAAAAGCTAGCCCTTTCCTGTGCCCTGATCCATAAGCCTGAAGTGCTTTTTCTGGACGAACCCACCACTGGCGTAGATGCCGTTTCGCGTAAGGAATTTTGGGAAATGTTGCAAGCGTTAAAGGAAAAAGGGATTACCATATTGGTTTCTACGCCCTATATGGATGAGGCAAGTCTTTGTGACCGCATAGGACTTATCCAGAACGGCACGCTGCTATCGATAGACACCCCTAGAGGTATTGTCACCAAATTTGAGAAGCCCTTATTTGCTGTTCGAACCAATAATATGTACCAACTGATACAGGATTTGAGTGCATGGCACTTGACACACACCATCTTTCCCTTCGGCGAATTTGCCCACCTGATCACCAGGCAACCGATGCCCAAAACTGATATTTTCGACTATCTGGCGCAAAAAGGACATGGCGAAATTGTTGTTCGACTACAGGAGGCGACCATTGAGGATTGTTTTATGGATTTAATGCCAGCAATGGCCTAA
- a CDS encoding ABC transporter permease — protein MKVFWAFVKKEVFHILRDRRTLFILFGMPIVQILIFGYAVTNEFKGANIAVYDQAKDESSMELIHQLQASGHFQLVKHISYPDELEAAFQSSAIKMAIVIPPDFGNNLYGPEKAQVQLLMDGTEPNTAITLTQYANQIIQQYQASLQGTPSSLPISVENRMVYNPLLKSVFLFVPGVMALILMLVSAMMTSLTIAKEKELGTMELLLVSPLPTALIIIGKVIPYVVLSLINAGLILGVGVYVFGVPIAGSFWLLMGVCMLFICVALTLGILISTRTDTQQAAMLTSLMGLMMPTIILSGFMFPIESMPWLLQKISSIIPAKYFIILLKDIMLKGSGWYYIWPEALVLLGMGLFLLVASIKNFKVRLT, from the coding sequence ATGAAAGTATTTTGGGCATTTGTAAAAAAAGAGGTATTCCATATTCTAAGGGACAGGCGGACCCTGTTTATCCTTTTTGGAATGCCTATTGTTCAAATTTTAATTTTTGGTTATGCTGTCACGAATGAATTCAAAGGGGCAAATATTGCCGTATATGACCAGGCTAAAGATGAATCAAGTATGGAACTCATCCATCAATTACAGGCTAGCGGTCATTTTCAGTTGGTTAAGCATATTAGCTATCCGGATGAACTCGAAGCCGCCTTTCAATCATCGGCCATAAAAATGGCTATCGTTATTCCGCCTGATTTTGGCAACAACTTATACGGCCCTGAAAAGGCGCAGGTTCAATTATTAATGGATGGCACAGAACCTAATACGGCCATTACCCTTACGCAGTATGCCAACCAGATCATCCAACAATACCAGGCTAGCCTACAAGGTACCCCGTCTTCTTTACCCATAAGTGTGGAAAACAGAATGGTTTACAATCCGCTACTCAAGAGTGTATTTCTTTTTGTGCCGGGGGTGATGGCACTTATCCTGATGTTGGTGTCTGCCATGATGACTTCCCTAACGATTGCCAAGGAAAAGGAACTAGGGACGATGGAGTTACTTCTGGTGTCACCCTTGCCAACGGCCCTTATTATTATTGGAAAAGTAATTCCTTACGTAGTGTTATCCCTCATCAATGCAGGGCTGATCTTAGGGGTCGGCGTCTATGTTTTCGGTGTCCCAATAGCAGGAAGCTTTTGGTTGTTGATGGGTGTTTGTATGTTATTTATTTGTGTGGCCTTGACTTTGGGGATATTGATCTCTACCCGGACGGATACCCAGCAAGCAGCAATGTTGACTTCTCTGATGGGGCTGATGATGCCGACGATCATCCTCTCTGGGTTTATGTTCCCCATTGAAAGTATGCCCTGGTTGCTCCAAAAGATTTCCAGTATTATACCTGCTAAATATTTCATCATTTTGCTCAAAGACATTATGCTCAAGGGCAGTGGATGGTACTATATATGGCCAGAAGCCTTGGTGCTTTTGGGAATGGGCCTCTTTTTATTGGTGGCCAGTATTAAGAATTTCAAAGTTAGGCTTACTTAA
- a CDS encoding efflux RND transporter periplasmic adaptor subunit, translating to MKNLSNSKLGNWKLEVGSWKSEVRKLEGRKSGSWMLGLGKLGSWRWEALPVRRSLVGFLFVLLSLILFSCEAEMPLADAYGNFETEPVMVGTEASGKLLFLEVEEGQKLKEGQLVGLIDTVPLHLQKEQLLASLQALGQKTQEAEPEIKVLEEQKQNLLREQKRVEALLKDQAATPKQLDDIKGQVQVIDQQMAAVKRKTTVANRAILSETGPVNAQVLRLEDQIRRCYIYNPITGTVITKLAEPSEIKGFGSPLYRIAKLDTLTLRAYIGGPQLGQMKIGQEVIVRIDAADQTMRDYSGRISWVSDQAEFTPRIIQTKEERVNLVYAIKVKVANDGYLKTGMPAEVWLSSPNIVE from the coding sequence ATGAAAAATCTATCAAATAGTAAGTTGGGAAATTGGAAGTTGGAAGTCGGAAGTTGGAAGTCGGAAGTCAGGAAGTTGGAGGGTCGAAAGTCAGGAAGTTGGATGTTGGGCCTTGGGAAGTTGGGAAGTTGGAGGTGGGAGGCATTGCCCGTTAGGAGAAGCTTAGTTGGCTTTTTGTTTGTGTTACTAAGTCTTATCCTTTTTAGTTGTGAGGCAGAAATGCCTTTGGCTGATGCTTATGGCAATTTTGAAACGGAGCCGGTTATGGTGGGCACCGAAGCCAGCGGCAAATTGTTATTCCTAGAGGTTGAGGAAGGCCAAAAACTGAAGGAAGGCCAATTGGTCGGACTAATTGATACGGTTCCCTTGCATTTGCAAAAAGAACAATTGCTGGCCAGTCTGCAAGCCTTGGGGCAAAAAACGCAAGAGGCTGAACCCGAAATAAAAGTACTGGAAGAGCAAAAACAGAACCTGCTTCGAGAACAAAAAAGGGTAGAGGCTTTGCTCAAAGACCAGGCTGCCACCCCCAAGCAATTGGATGATATCAAAGGGCAGGTACAGGTCATAGATCAACAGATGGCTGCGGTTAAGCGCAAAACAACGGTTGCCAACCGGGCCATCCTGAGCGAAACTGGCCCTGTCAATGCGCAAGTCCTACGCCTGGAAGATCAGATTCGGCGCTGTTATATATACAACCCCATTACGGGGACGGTTATCACTAAACTGGCGGAACCTTCGGAAATTAAAGGATTTGGCAGCCCCCTCTATCGGATTGCCAAACTCGACACCCTGACCTTGCGGGCCTATATTGGCGGCCCCCAACTTGGCCAAATGAAAATAGGGCAGGAGGTCATTGTTCGGATAGATGCTGCTGACCAAACCATGCGTGATTACAGCGGTCGAATCAGTTGGGTGTCGGATCAGGCTGAATTCACGCCTCGAATTATTCAAACAAAAGAAGAGCGAGTCAACCTGGTCTATGCCATAAAAGTGAAAGTAGCTAATGATGGCTATCTCAAGACGGGCATGCCTGCTGAAGTATGGTTGTCTTCACCAAATATCGTTGAGTAA
- a CDS encoding PP2C family protein-serine/threonine phosphatase: MSSLSQIKKALPNKSDLERELNLKQLQINSLLNITQAINDNVSVEGLFNMYKSFLSWEIGVKKMALYVLKEGEWICASAIGIKEELLAIDISAKLPGYTRLKNVDESDHPLIREFDVVIPVRHKNEAISYVFIGGFSEEEDMYSKVQFITTITNVIAVAIENKRLFKKQLEQERLNREMELASEMQRMLIPKNLPSKDCYELASIYKPYSGVGGDYFDFIEFDDGKIVFCVGDISGKGVAAALLMANFQANFHTLINKRTELDEFIRDLNNSVHLITQGERFITFFIAEYDINSRQLNYVNAGHNPPVLVTNGHMHLLNKGCTILGSFTELPPFEVGTLQVEEEAIILSFTDGLSDIRNKSNEFLSDEIVYDFVKNHYRFSASAFNQKLLEVIEKFKGDETYPDDFTVLTCKIFLPPV; encoded by the coding sequence ATGTCTAGCCTATCCCAAATTAAGAAAGCATTGCCGAATAAATCAGACCTGGAGCGAGAACTAAATCTTAAACAGCTCCAAATCAATAGCTTGCTCAACATAACACAAGCCATCAATGATAATGTCTCTGTCGAAGGCTTGTTCAATATGTACAAATCCTTCCTTAGTTGGGAGATTGGTGTCAAAAAAATGGCCCTCTATGTCTTGAAGGAGGGAGAATGGATTTGTGCTTCAGCGATTGGTATCAAGGAAGAGCTATTGGCCATAGATATTTCAGCTAAACTACCCGGATACACGCGCCTTAAAAATGTCGATGAAAGTGATCATCCGCTCATTCGGGAATTTGATGTTGTCATTCCCGTCCGGCACAAAAACGAAGCCATTTCTTATGTCTTCATTGGCGGTTTTTCGGAAGAAGAAGACATGTACAGTAAGGTACAATTCATCACAACGATTACCAACGTCATTGCCGTTGCCATCGAAAACAAACGATTATTTAAAAAGCAATTGGAGCAGGAACGTCTCAACCGCGAGATGGAATTAGCGAGTGAAATGCAACGCATGCTTATTCCCAAAAACCTCCCAAGTAAAGATTGTTATGAACTAGCTAGTATCTACAAACCTTATTCGGGGGTAGGAGGGGATTATTTCGATTTTATAGAATTTGATGATGGTAAAATCGTGTTTTGCGTTGGGGATATTTCGGGCAAGGGGGTAGCCGCTGCTTTGCTAATGGCTAATTTCCAAGCCAATTTTCATACCCTCATTAATAAAAGGACCGAACTGGACGAGTTTATTCGAGACCTTAACAACTCCGTCCACCTTATTACACAAGGCGAACGGTTTATTACTTTTTTTATCGCAGAGTATGATATCAATTCCCGCCAGCTCAACTATGTCAATGCGGGCCACAATCCTCCTGTATTGGTTACAAATGGCCACATGCACCTGCTCAACAAAGGTTGTACCATTTTGGGATCATTTACAGAACTTCCTCCTTTCGAAGTAGGAACTTTACAGGTAGAAGAAGAAGCCATCATACTGTCTTTCACCGATGGATTGAGTGATATTAGAAACAAATCGAATGAGTTTTTGAGCGACGAAATTGTTTATGATTTTGTAAAAAATCACTACCGATTTTCAGCCTCTGCTTTTAATCAAAAATTATTGGAAGTCATTGAAAAATTTAAAGGCGATGAAACTTATCCAGACGATTTTACGGTCCTGACCTGCAAAATATTTTTGCCGCCAGTTTAG
- a CDS encoding alpha/beta hydrolase, with amino-acid sequence MKNIIFQDKTIAYDTEGRGVAVVLLHGFCADSRVWEDFKPDLVEEKLRVITIDLPGFGQSEVWPGASIADMAEAVGAVLEELKLDKVVLIGHSMGGYVGLAFAEKYPEQLIGLGLFHSQPYEDSEEKKEAREKGVGFVQRQGHVLYVKQLIPTFFAPDFVKSNAFLIEKLTFRASNYDVKGIIAALRAMKNRPDRSKTLAELKCPVLFIIGKKDTAVPADQSLEQTHLPALASIHILEKVGHMGMFEAAKQTKLFVRKFVSFCLEQV; translated from the coding sequence ATGAAGAACATAATATTTCAAGACAAAACGATTGCTTACGATACAGAAGGACGAGGGGTCGCAGTGGTATTGCTCCACGGCTTTTGCGCAGACAGTCGAGTATGGGAGGATTTTAAACCGGATTTGGTAGAAGAGAAATTAAGGGTCATTACAATTGATTTACCGGGCTTTGGTCAATCAGAGGTGTGGCCGGGGGCGTCTATCGCAGATATGGCCGAAGCGGTCGGAGCTGTCTTGGAAGAATTAAAACTAGACAAGGTCGTTCTGATCGGCCATTCGATGGGCGGATATGTCGGTCTGGCTTTTGCTGAAAAATACCCTGAGCAGTTAATCGGCTTAGGGCTGTTTCACTCCCAACCTTATGAGGATAGTGAAGAGAAAAAAGAAGCGCGTGAAAAAGGAGTCGGATTTGTGCAGCGACAAGGTCACGTTTTATATGTCAAGCAACTCATTCCTACCTTTTTTGCGCCAGATTTTGTCAAAAGCAATGCTTTTCTTATTGAGAAACTTACTTTTAGGGCATCCAATTATGATGTAAAAGGGATTATTGCGGCCCTTAGGGCTATGAAAAACCGGCCTGATCGTTCCAAGACCTTAGCCGAACTAAAGTGTCCCGTTTTATTTATTATAGGTAAAAAAGATACTGCAGTGCCTGCCGATCAAAGTCTGGAGCAAACGCATCTTCCTGCTCTTGCCTCCATTCATATTTTAGAAAAAGTAGGGCATATGGGTATGTTTGAAGCCGCCAAGCAGACGAAACTTTTTGTGCGCAAGTTTGTGTCCTTTTGTTTGGAGCAGGTGTAG
- a CDS encoding CBS domain-containing protein — MTAESLVSDSVIPLRTSDTGDDALGMMSDFYIRHLPVVNNTQLLGILSEEDILNSDVEEPVGSYQLSLPHVKVLAGDHMYEVMRVLADFKLTVVPVVDPQGNYIGLITLEDLLHFFASSSTFQESGSIIVLEMARRDYSLVEIARIVESEGAYILSSFISSQADPAIFNVTIKINSQDIYAILNTFERFNYQIKASFNESVYHEALKDRYDALINYLNV; from the coding sequence ATGACCGCAGAAAGTCTTGTTTCAGATAGCGTAATTCCGCTTCGGACCTCAGATACGGGAGACGATGCGCTTGGTATGATGAGCGATTTCTATATTCGCCATTTACCAGTGGTGAACAATACTCAGTTGTTAGGCATTCTCAGCGAAGAAGACATCTTGAATAGTGATGTGGAGGAACCTGTAGGCTCTTATCAATTGAGCCTCCCTCATGTAAAGGTCCTGGCTGGCGACCATATGTATGAGGTCATGCGCGTCCTAGCTGACTTTAAATTAACCGTCGTTCCAGTCGTCGATCCCCAAGGCAATTATATCGGGTTAATTACCTTGGAAGATTTGCTACATTTTTTTGCCAGTTCCAGTACTTTTCAAGAATCTGGCTCTATCATTGTACTGGAAATGGCTCGCAGAGATTACTCGCTGGTCGAAATAGCTCGTATCGTCGAATCGGAAGGGGCGTATATCCTTAGTTCATTCATTTCTTCCCAAGCCGATCCTGCGATTTTTAATGTGACCATCAAAATTAATAGCCAGGATATTTATGCTATTCTCAACACTTTTGAACGCTTTAATTACCAAATCAAAGCTTCTTTTAATGAAAGTGTCTACCACGAAGCGCTAAAGGACCGCTATGATGCTTTAATCAATTACCTTAATGTTTAA
- a CDS encoding NINE protein: protein MKDKNVAGILALFFGWLGIHRFYLGQIGLGILYMFFFWISWIIALIDAIAFFAMDKVEFDEKYNKEMFTQRQNRYDRRTQDRRERWEQRQRPVEPVRRAAAPSTPQQRSQAPPPAQRRNNPFKASGLEKYRDYDYEGAIEDFEKALKINPKDIAIHFNLACSYSLMENADRAFYHLDKAVSHGFNDEQKIKEHDALAFLRIQDEFDSFEQNGFRLAPKLEAPKANLLDEIPGGTSNDLLEQLQRLGELKEKGLLTEDEFIVQKKKLLG from the coding sequence ATGAAGGATAAGAACGTAGCCGGTATTTTGGCTTTATTTTTTGGTTGGCTGGGCATTCACCGATTTTATCTGGGACAAATTGGCTTGGGAATTTTATACATGTTTTTCTTCTGGATATCCTGGATTATTGCCCTTATTGACGCTATTGCTTTTTTCGCAATGGATAAGGTAGAATTTGATGAAAAGTATAATAAGGAAATGTTCACCCAGCGGCAAAATCGGTATGATCGCCGTACCCAGGATCGTCGCGAAAGATGGGAACAACGCCAGCGTCCGGTAGAACCCGTTCGTCGAGCAGCGGCTCCTTCTACCCCGCAACAAAGAAGCCAAGCTCCCCCTCCTGCTCAGCGACGAAATAACCCCTTTAAAGCGAGTGGACTGGAAAAGTATCGGGATTATGATTACGAAGGGGCCATTGAAGATTTCGAAAAAGCACTGAAAATTAATCCGAAAGACATTGCTATTCATTTTAACTTGGCATGCTCCTATTCCTTGATGGAAAATGCCGACAGGGCTTTTTATCACCTCGATAAAGCTGTAAGCCATGGCTTTAATGATGAGCAAAAGATTAAAGAACACGATGCACTAGCATTTTTGAGAATACAGGACGAGTTTGACAGTTTCGAACAAAACGGATTTCGATTGGCCCCAAAATTGGAAGCCCCTAAGGCTAATCTACTGGATGAAATTCCGGGTGGCACGTCCAATGACCTCCTGGAACAACTGCAACGTTTAGGCGAATTAAAAGAAAAAGGCTTATTGACAGAAGATGAGTTTATCGTACAAAAGAAAAAATTACTGGGCTAA
- a CDS encoding ABC transporter permease — translation MRTILILIKKELLQVFRNKAMLPLLSVLPIVQLILLSYAATNEVSELRLAVFDEDQSTYSNRLLGKFTATDLFILTATPASDALAMELIQRDEVDLVLHIPPHFEKDFLKGQGVKLQVLANAINGTKGGLASGYAAVVIQDFGKNLRMETIPVQPPKSSLAPSLEVTSSNWYNPSLDYKVFMVPGILGVLVIILTLILSAMNIVREREIGTIEQLNVTPIKKYQFILGKLLPFLIIGLGLLTIGLIAGKLIFDIPMVGSLGLVFLFCMVDLIVVLGLGLLISTFADTQQQAMFIAWFFMMIFILMSGLFTPIESMPEWAQILTYPNPIAHFVSVMRLVLLKGSDFADIQWHFWTLGVLAIVFSSLAVMSYRKTS, via the coding sequence ATGCGAACCATACTCATTCTCATAAAAAAAGAGCTGTTGCAAGTATTTCGCAATAAGGCCATGTTGCCCTTGTTAAGCGTTTTGCCGATTGTGCAGCTTATCTTATTGTCTTATGCTGCTACAAATGAGGTAAGCGAATTGAGATTAGCTGTTTTCGACGAAGACCAATCGACTTATTCCAACCGGCTACTAGGGAAATTCACGGCCACTGACCTCTTTATTCTGACAGCAACGCCAGCGAGTGATGCGCTAGCGATGGAGTTGATTCAGCGAGATGAGGTAGACCTGGTCCTGCATATACCTCCCCATTTCGAAAAAGATTTTTTAAAGGGACAAGGTGTCAAACTCCAGGTACTTGCTAATGCGATTAATGGGACAAAGGGTGGATTGGCAAGCGGTTATGCAGCAGTGGTGATCCAGGATTTTGGTAAAAATTTAAGGATGGAGACCATTCCCGTTCAGCCGCCCAAGTCATCCCTTGCGCCTTCTCTCGAAGTCACTTCTTCCAATTGGTACAATCCAAGTTTAGACTATAAGGTTTTTATGGTGCCCGGCATTTTAGGTGTATTGGTCATTATCCTTACCCTGATCCTATCTGCTATGAATATTGTGCGAGAGCGGGAAATAGGAACTATTGAGCAATTGAATGTTACGCCCATCAAGAAGTATCAATTTATTTTAGGCAAACTGTTGCCCTTTCTGATTATCGGTTTGGGTTTGCTGACCATCGGCTTAATTGCGGGCAAACTAATTTTCGATATTCCAATGGTGGGCAGTCTTGGCTTGGTTTTTCTATTTTGTATGGTAGATTTGATCGTTGTATTAGGGTTGGGTTTATTGATCTCCACTTTTGCAGATACCCAGCAACAAGCCATGTTCATCGCCTGGTTTTTTATGATGATATTTATCTTGATGAGTGGGCTGTTTACGCCAATTGAAAGTATGCCGGAGTGGGCACAGATACTGACCTACCCTAATCCCATTGCCCATTTTGTATCGGTCATGAGGTTGGTATTGCTAAAAGGGAGTGATTTTGCTGATATCCAATGGCACTTTTGGACCTTAGGTGTCCTGGCTATTGTCTTTAGTAGTCTTGCAGTGATGAGTTATCGAAAAACGAGTTAG
- a CDS encoding DUF3524 domain-containing protein encodes MKILLVEPFFGGSHQQWAEAYQQHSHHELLILGLKGRHWKWRMYGGAVSLARQFLESAFQPDLILATDMLDLTTFLALTRSRTSHLPVALYFHENQITYPWSPDDQDPSLKRNNQYGFLNYTSALAADVLCFNSHFHQEAFLAALPSFLRQFPDQRELQNMEWLRKKSLVLPLGLDLKAFDNVADRPKPAEAVLLWNHRWEYDKDPTLFFETLFQLSEEDFAFKLIVLGAASQKKPPIFDLAKEKLAKHLIHFGYAKDRREYASLLKLADILPVTSQQDFFGGSIVEAIYCGCYPLLPHRLAYPEHIPVNLHHRHLYHSPEELLYKLKESVQQINDIRSHNSFKGFVAHYDWCILAPQYDELFDRYNRNYS; translated from the coding sequence ATGAAAATCCTTTTAGTCGAACCATTTTTTGGAGGGAGTCACCAGCAGTGGGCCGAAGCTTACCAGCAACACAGTCATCACGAGCTGCTCATCCTTGGACTAAAAGGCCGGCATTGGAAATGGCGCATGTATGGCGGCGCGGTAAGTCTGGCCCGCCAGTTTTTAGAAAGCGCTTTTCAACCTGATCTGATACTAGCCACTGACATGCTTGACCTCACCACTTTTTTGGCACTCACCAGGTCTCGCACTAGCCATCTTCCCGTTGCTTTGTATTTTCACGAAAACCAGATTACCTATCCCTGGTCACCTGATGACCAGGATCCTTCGCTAAAGCGAAACAACCAGTATGGTTTTCTCAATTACACCAGTGCTTTGGCCGCCGATGTATTGTGTTTCAATTCTCATTTTCACCAGGAAGCTTTTCTGGCAGCACTTCCTTCTTTTTTGCGACAATTTCCTGATCAGCGGGAGTTGCAAAATATGGAATGGCTGCGCAAAAAGAGCCTGGTATTACCCCTTGGTTTAGACTTGAAAGCCTTTGACAATGTTGCCGATCGGCCCAAACCCGCCGAAGCCGTTTTGCTATGGAATCATCGTTGGGAATATGACAAAGACCCAACGCTTTTTTTCGAAACCTTATTTCAGTTGAGTGAAGAAGATTTCGCTTTTAAATTAATCGTTTTAGGTGCCGCTAGTCAAAAAAAGCCCCCCATATTTGACCTAGCGAAAGAAAAACTGGCAAAGCATCTTATTCATTTTGGCTACGCTAAAGACCGCCGGGAATACGCCAGCTTACTCAAATTGGCCGATATCCTACCTGTAACCAGTCAACAAGATTTTTTTGGCGGTAGCATTGTCGAAGCCATCTATTGCGGTTGTTATCCGCTTTTGCCACATCGATTAGCCTATCCCGAACATATCCCTGTGAATTTGCACCACCGGCATTTATACCATAGTCCGGAAGAATTATTATACAAATTGAAAGAAAGTGTGCAGCAAATCAACGATATTAGATCGCATAATTCATTTAAGGGCTTTGTGGCTCATTATGATTGGTGTATTTTAGCCCCCCAGTACGATGAACTATTTGATCGTTATAACCGAAACTATTCATGA